A part of SAR324 cluster bacterium genomic DNA contains:
- a CDS encoding SDR family NAD(P)-dependent oxidoreductase, which translates to MSFDLEGQRFAITGAGRGIGKAIGKRFAELGARVSAWDLNLAEIASDPAFEHSAQVDVTDEASVSKGIEASLGALGGLEGLIASAGINGPTKPTWEYSLSDWQQVLDVDLTGVFLSVRSVLS; encoded by the coding sequence AAGGACAGCGCTTCGCGATTACAGGTGCTGGAAGAGGAATCGGCAAAGCAATTGGAAAAAGATTCGCCGAATTGGGTGCAAGGGTCTCAGCATGGGACTTAAATTTAGCAGAAATTGCCTCAGATCCTGCTTTTGAACATAGCGCACAAGTGGATGTAACCGATGAAGCATCGGTTTCCAAGGGAATTGAAGCAAGCTTGGGAGCACTTGGGGGCTTGGAAGGATTGATTGCAAGTGCTGGAATTAACGGACCAACTAAGCCAACCTGGGAATATTCTCTTTCGGATTGGCAGCAAGTCCTTGATGTTGATTTAACTGGAGTCTTCCTTTCTGTAAGATCAGTACTTTCTCA